The DNA region ACGCTGCTGGTCGGCATCGCGGCCCCGCCGGAGTCGGCAGCCCAAACCATCCTCGTCGACAGCCCGACTCCGGTGGTCGGCGCCGCGGTGGAGCGCAAGACCGGTCCCAGCGTCGACCAGTTGATGAACCGCAGCGTCGTCGGTGCCGACGGGGCGAGGATTGGCACCGTCACAGACGTGATCCTCAACGACCGGGGCGAGGCCCAGTACATCGTCATCCATTCCGGCGGCCTGTTCGGCTTCGGCGGCAAGGACATCGCGGCCGACCTGACCCTGGCCGACCTCCGATCCGGCAGCGAAGCGATCCAACTGCGTGACGTGACCGCGGCCAGCGTCCGCGACATGCCGGAGTTCCGTTACGACGACAGCATCACGTCCCTGACCCGCAGCCCGGAGTCGCGGCGGTAACAACCGGATGGAACAACGAAAAAGGCCGCGCCCCAACCGGGACGCGGCCTTTCTCTCAACCCTACCGGGAGATCGCAAGCCCCCTCCACCCTCGGCGGACCGGAGGTCCGTCCGATGCCGCGGGGGAGGAGGGCGTCAGGCGATCACTCGTCGTTCTGCTGCTTGCGCTTCAGAGCGGCGCCCAGGATGTCGCCCAGCGAGGCGCCCGAGTCGGACGAACCGAACTCGGCCATCGCCTGCTTCTCTTCCTCCATCTCGCGGGCCTTGATGGACAGCGAGATGCGGCGGGACGCGCGGTCGATCTGGGTGACCTTGGCATCGACCTTCTCGCCGAC from Azospirillum thiophilum includes:
- a CDS encoding PRC-barrel domain-containing protein produces the protein METPMHKMWSILPALTLLVGIAAPPESAAQTILVDSPTPVVGAAVERKTGPSVDQLMNRSVVGADGARIGTVTDVILNDRGEAQYIVIHSGGLFGFGGKDIAADLTLADLRSGSEAIQLRDVTAASVRDMPEFRYDDSITSLTRSPESRR